Proteins from a genomic interval of Polaribacter sejongensis:
- a CDS encoding DEAD/DEAH box helicase yields the protein MANNIKSQQDILSKLQIEELNQMQKEAIATINKNDNVILLSPTGTGKTLAFSLPLLELLDPSLEEVQALILVPSRELAIQIEQVIRSMGSGFKVNAVYGGRPMSKDKIELKHIPAILIGTPGRISDHFANDRFSKDHIKTLILDEFDKSLEVGFEYEMRNIINQLSLNKRILTSATQGVEIPEFVGLSKPNTVNYLKAVTSKLEIRTVVSPAKNKLNTLLHLLNHLGNKQGIVFCNLKDSINNVSTFLESKNIKHGCFSGGMEQKDRERSLIKFRNGTNQLLIATDLAARGIDVPEMSFIIHYELPQAVEEFTHRNGRTARVSAEGTAFVLKWKDERLPDFIKHADLQNISKQAERSPVFWETLFISGGRKDKVSKGDIAGLFIKQGKLSKDQLGAIELKQDCAFVAVPSTLTEELIEKLNNSRLKKKKVRIYKV from the coding sequence ATGGCAAATAACATTAAAAGTCAACAAGATATATTATCAAAATTGCAGATTGAAGAGTTAAATCAAATGCAAAAAGAAGCGATTGCCACCATTAATAAAAACGACAATGTAATCTTACTTTCGCCAACAGGAACAGGTAAAACATTGGCTTTTTCTTTGCCTTTATTAGAACTTTTAGATCCAAGTTTAGAAGAAGTACAAGCATTGATTTTAGTGCCTTCTAGAGAGTTAGCAATTCAAATAGAGCAAGTAATTCGTTCTATGGGTTCTGGTTTTAAAGTAAATGCAGTTTACGGTGGTAGACCGATGTCTAAAGATAAGATAGAATTAAAACATATTCCTGCAATTTTAATAGGAACACCTGGTAGAATTTCAGATCATTTTGCAAACGATCGTTTTTCTAAAGACCACATTAAAACTTTAATTTTAGATGAATTTGATAAGTCTTTAGAGGTTGGTTTTGAATATGAAATGCGTAATATCATCAATCAATTATCATTAAATAAACGCATATTAACTTCTGCAACACAAGGAGTTGAAATTCCTGAATTTGTAGGTTTAAGTAAACCAAATACCGTTAATTATTTAAAAGCAGTAACTTCTAAATTAGAAATAAGAACAGTAGTTTCTCCGGCTAAAAATAAACTAAATACCTTATTACATTTACTAAATCATTTAGGAAATAAGCAAGGGATTGTTTTTTGTAATTTAAAAGATTCTATAAATAACGTAAGTACATTTTTAGAAAGCAAGAACATAAAACACGGTTGTTTTAGTGGTGGAATGGAGCAAAAGGATAGAGAACGTTCTTTAATAAAATTTAGAAACGGAACCAATCAATTATTAATTGCAACAGATTTAGCAGCAAGAGGAATTGATGTGCCAGAAATGAGTTTTATAATTCATTATGAATTACCGCAAGCCGTAGAAGAATTTACACATAGAAACGGACGTACAGCAAGAGTTTCTGCAGAAGGAACTGCCTTTGTTCTAAAATGGAAAGACGAACGTTTACCAGACTTTATTAAGCATGCTGATTTACAAAACATTTCTAAACAAGCAGAAAGAAGTCCTGTTTTTTGGGAAACATTATTTATTTCTGGAGGTAGAAAAGACAAAGTTTCTAAAGGAGATATTGCTGGTTTGTTTATAAAACAAGGAAAATTAAGTAAAGATCAATTAGGAGCAATTGAGTTGAAACAAGATTGTGCTTTTGTGGCAGTTCCATCTACATTAACAGAAGAATTGATAGAGAAATTAAACAACTCTCGTTTAAAAAAGAAAAAAGTACGTATTTACAAAGTGTAA
- a CDS encoding SDR family NAD(P)-dependent oxidoreductase produces the protein MSNKELNTEVSSCINTLQKLLEDTNQLFELPEEQRVALFKVAGELSRPNRDEFQRRRKDAKKAAKRKMIESDKHARKSTGIRSAREAALFVAPKLLGAAELNEDTPELESPRNCYVCKTVFTKLHHFYDTMCTECGDLNYAKRFQTTDLKGQVAVITGSRLKIGYHITLMCLRSGATVVATTRFPADSAIRFAKEEDYKDWSHRLHIHGLDLRHIPSVEIFCNYIEQKYDRLDILINNAAQTVRRPSGFYFHLMENEKKPINQLPKLAQRLLQDHEGCLEELADLSVSTAKTDKNNVLPVTWHGPEPGIGLRNSAELSQIPYSFDNSLQTAEVFPEGELDADLQQVDLRKTNSWRLKLGEIETTEMVEVQLVNAVAPFVLCNRLSNLMMKENTGKKHIINVTAMEGKFHRFKKVDRHPHTNMAKAALNMLTHTSASTFAKKGIYMNAVDTGWVTDEDPAELSKHKVETHDFQPPLDIVDGAARVMDPLIDGINTGKHWSGKFLKDYFPIDW, from the coding sequence ATGAGTAATAAAGAATTAAATACAGAAGTAAGTTCGTGTATCAATACACTTCAAAAATTATTGGAGGACACGAATCAACTTTTTGAATTGCCAGAAGAACAAAGAGTCGCACTTTTTAAAGTTGCTGGCGAATTGTCTCGTCCAAATCGTGATGAATTTCAACGCAGACGTAAAGACGCAAAAAAAGCGGCAAAGCGTAAAATGATTGAAAGCGATAAACACGCTAGAAAATCAACCGGAATTCGTTCAGCAAGAGAAGCAGCTTTATTTGTGGCGCCTAAATTATTAGGAGCAGCAGAATTAAATGAAGATACACCAGAATTAGAATCGCCAAGAAATTGTTATGTATGTAAAACGGTTTTTACCAAGTTGCATCATTTTTATGATACGATGTGTACAGAATGTGGCGATTTAAATTATGCAAAACGTTTTCAAACTACAGATTTAAAAGGACAAGTAGCTGTAATCACAGGTTCTCGTTTAAAAATCGGATATCACATTACATTAATGTGTTTACGTTCTGGAGCAACGGTTGTAGCAACAACTCGTTTTCCTGCAGATTCTGCGATTCGTTTTGCAAAAGAAGAAGATTATAAAGATTGGAGTCATCGTTTGCACATTCATGGCTTAGATTTACGACACATACCAAGTGTAGAAATTTTCTGTAATTATATAGAACAAAAATACGATCGATTAGATATTTTAATCAACAATGCAGCGCAAACAGTAAGAAGACCATCTGGTTTTTATTTCCATTTAATGGAGAACGAAAAGAAACCGATAAATCAATTACCAAAGTTAGCACAAAGGTTATTACAAGATCATGAAGGTTGTTTAGAAGAATTGGCAGACTTAAGTGTGTCTACTGCTAAAACGGATAAAAATAATGTCTTGCCAGTTACTTGGCACGGACCAGAACCAGGAATTGGTTTAAGAAATTCGGCTGAATTATCTCAAATTCCGTATAGTTTTGACAATTCGTTACAAACGGCAGAAGTTTTTCCGGAAGGAGAATTAGATGCAGATTTACAACAAGTAGATTTAAGAAAAACCAACAGTTGGCGTTTAAAATTAGGCGAAATAGAAACTACAGAAATGGTAGAAGTACAGTTAGTAAATGCTGTTGCTCCGTTTGTGTTATGTAATCGTTTGTCTAATTTAATGATGAAAGAAAATACAGGTAAAAAACATATTATCAATGTAACTGCCATGGAAGGGAAGTTTCATCGATTTAAAAAGGTAGACAGACATCCGCATACAAATATGGCAAAAGCAGCCTTAAATATGTTAACGCATACGTCTGCATCTACATTTGCTAAAAAAGGTATTTATATGAATGCGGTTGATACTGGTTGGGTTACAGATGAAGATCCTGCAGAATTGTCTAAGCATAAAGTAGAAACTCACGATTTTCAGCCACCTTTAGATATTGTAGATGGTGCCGCAAGAGTGATGGATCCTTTAATTGATGGAATTAACACAGGGAAACACTGGTCTGGTAAATTTTTGAAAGATTATTTTCCGATAGATTGGTAG
- a CDS encoding cold-shock protein: protein MSKGTVKFFNDTKGFGFITEEGVSKDHFVHVSGLIDEIREGDEVEFDLQEGNKGLNAVNVKVI, encoded by the coding sequence ATGAGTAAAGGTACAGTAAAGTTTTTCAACGACACAAAAGGTTTTGGTTTTATCACTGAAGAAGGAGTAAGCAAAGATCATTTTGTACACGTTTCTGGTTTAATTGATGAAATTAGAGAAGGTGACGAAGTTGAATTCGATTTACAAGAAGGAAACAAAGGTTTAAACGCGGTTAACGTAAAAGTTATCTAA
- a CDS encoding amidohydrolase family protein, which yields MKKIIYSLLFFFLVGNSIAQQTPADKQTTDYSIEGATAHLGNGKIIENALVMFSNGKIVFVGNANAKIARRGTIINAKGKHVYPGFIATNASIGLVEIDAVKASDDEDEIGANNPHIRSLVAYNAESKVVESMRPNGVLMAQITPRGGTISGTSSVVQLDAWNWEDAAIKTDDAIHINWPSSFTSGRWWLGEDPALKPDKEYPKKINDIQSYFSNAKTYLAGDKNKMHLPYDATKGLFDGSKKLFIHVNGQKEITDAITIIKELGIENIVIVHGDEADKVADLLVKNNIAVVLERPHRNPENEDDAYDYTYTIAKVLTDKGVVVALGMEGQMERMNTRNLPFYAGTFAAFGLDKEVALQLLTSNSAKILGIDDMVGTLEVGKDATLFVSEGDALDMRTNILTDAFIQGRKISLETHQTKLWKRYSNKYKTK from the coding sequence ATGAAAAAAATAATATATAGTTTGCTATTTTTCTTCTTAGTAGGAAATAGCATCGCGCAACAAACGCCCGCAGACAAACAAACTACAGATTATTCTATAGAAGGTGCTACAGCACATTTAGGAAATGGAAAAATTATAGAAAATGCTTTAGTAATGTTTAGCAATGGAAAAATTGTATTTGTTGGAAATGCAAATGCAAAAATAGCTCGAAGAGGAACCATTATTAATGCCAAAGGAAAACATGTATATCCTGGTTTTATCGCTACAAATGCCTCTATAGGTTTGGTAGAAATAGATGCTGTAAAAGCAAGTGATGATGAAGATGAAATTGGAGCAAATAACCCACATATTAGAAGTTTGGTTGCTTATAATGCAGAAAGTAAAGTGGTAGAATCTATGCGCCCGAATGGAGTTTTAATGGCACAAATTACACCTAGAGGTGGTACTATTTCTGGAACTTCATCTGTGGTACAATTAGATGCTTGGAACTGGGAAGATGCTGCTATAAAAACAGACGATGCAATTCACATTAACTGGCCAAGTAGTTTTACGAGTGGAAGATGGTGGTTAGGAGAAGATCCTGCTTTAAAACCAGATAAAGAGTATCCTAAAAAAATAAACGATATTCAATCTTATTTTTCCAATGCTAAAACCTATTTAGCAGGTGATAAAAATAAAATGCATTTACCTTATGATGCTACAAAAGGTTTATTTGATGGAAGTAAGAAATTATTTATTCATGTAAATGGACAAAAAGAAATTACAGATGCTATTACTATTATTAAAGAATTAGGAATAGAAAACATTGTAATTGTTCATGGTGATGAAGCTGATAAAGTAGCAGATTTATTAGTTAAAAATAACATAGCAGTTGTTTTAGAAAGACCACATAGAAATCCAGAAAATGAGGACGATGCTTACGATTATACGTACACAATTGCAAAAGTTTTAACAGACAAAGGTGTTGTTGTTGCACTTGGTATGGAAGGTCAAATGGAAAGAATGAATACTAGAAATCTTCCATTTTACGCAGGTACTTTTGCTGCATTCGGGTTAGACAAAGAAGTAGCTTTGCAATTATTAACTTCTAATTCTGCTAAGATTTTAGGAATAGATGATATGGTTGGAACCTTAGAAGTTGGTAAAGATGCTACCTTGTTTGTCTCTGAAGGTGATGCTTTAGATATGAGAACTAATATTTTAACAGATGCTTTTATTCAAGGTAGAAAAATCAGTCTTGAAACACATCAAACAAAACTTTGGAAACGCTATTCTAATAAATACAAAACTAAATAA
- a CDS encoding amidohydrolase family protein: MRKLLLFFSLFVAYSMQSQEYFPTDSGVKTTKNTTFAFTNATIYVTHKKIVKKGTLLIKDGKVVSIGKSVKIPDGTKTMDLEGKTIYPSFIDIYSDFGIAKPQGQPRSRNRTTQYEPTREGYYWNDHIRPENNPINSFKFDNKKAKSLIDAGFGIVNTHSNDGIVQGNGLLIALNPNTSDAYRILNTRSAQYLSFHKSAKSTQAYPSSRMGAMALLRQVFNDADWYAKGNMKNKDLSLEAFNNNKNLLQIFETATVLDALRADKVGDEFGVQYTIVGSGEEFERINDIKATNANFIIPINFSDAYDVSDPLLAQHISLKDMRKWNQSPSNLSVLSKNDVNFALTTHTLKSVNTFHKNLQKAIKYGFEKEKALAALTTIPSTIIGNNTIGNLNTGSYANFIITSGDVFEAKTTIYENWVQGAKNVVNDMNIKDITGDYMLSVNNKNYDLSITGKGAKQTGTIKIDDKKIKSKFSYNDDWVSITLNDDEHFTRMLGKIVNASNVMQGDAFDTEGNKSYWSASKKIQKEEESKKEKIKEEKAITVVPVSYPNIGFGNYTQPKTETILVKNVTVWTSEKEGVLENTDVLLKDGKIEKIGSNLSARGATEIDGTGKHLTAGIVDEHSHIAASAVNEGAQNSSAEVTMEDVIDPNDINIYRNISGGTTTSQILHGSANPIGGRSAIIKLKWGENADEMIYKNSPKFIKFALGENVKQSRYTNGTRFPQTRMGVEQVFTDYFTRAHEYDAIKKSGKPYRIDTEMETLVEILHGERHISCHSYVQSEINMLMNVADKMGFKINTFTHILEGYKVADKMKDRNIGASTFSDWWAYKYEVNDAIPYNAAIMHNEGLTVAINSDDREMSRRLNQEAAKTVKYGGMTELEAWNMVTINPAKLLHINDRVGSIKIGKDADVVLWSHHPMSIYAKVEKTIIEGKVFFDRNEDIKKREAIKQEKSKLINMMLQEKMGGAKTQIPAKRKDRNFHCDTLEEI, translated from the coding sequence ATGAGAAAATTACTCTTATTTTTCTCCTTATTTGTGGCTTATTCGATGCAATCGCAAGAATATTTCCCTACAGATAGCGGAGTAAAAACAACTAAAAACACCACTTTTGCATTTACAAATGCAACTATTTATGTAACACATAAAAAGATTGTAAAAAAAGGAACTTTACTAATTAAAGACGGTAAAGTTGTTAGCATTGGTAAATCTGTTAAAATTCCTGATGGAACAAAAACCATGGATTTAGAAGGAAAAACAATCTACCCTTCATTTATTGATATTTATTCTGATTTTGGAATCGCAAAACCACAAGGTCAACCGAGATCTAGAAATAGAACAACACAATATGAACCAACACGAGAAGGTTATTATTGGAACGATCATATTAGACCTGAAAACAACCCTATTAATAGCTTTAAGTTTGATAACAAAAAAGCAAAGAGCTTAATTGATGCCGGTTTTGGAATTGTTAACACACATTCTAATGACGGAATTGTACAAGGAAACGGTTTATTAATAGCCTTAAACCCGAATACATCTGATGCTTATCGAATTTTAAACACAAGGTCTGCACAGTATTTATCTTTTCATAAAAGTGCAAAATCTACCCAAGCGTATCCTAGCTCTAGAATGGGGGCAATGGCTTTATTACGCCAAGTTTTTAATGATGCAGATTGGTATGCAAAAGGCAATATGAAAAATAAAGATTTGTCTTTAGAAGCCTTTAATAACAATAAAAATTTATTACAAATATTTGAAACTGCTACTGTTTTAGATGCATTAAGAGCAGATAAAGTTGGTGATGAATTTGGTGTGCAATACACTATTGTGGGAAGCGGAGAAGAATTTGAAAGAATTAATGATATAAAAGCAACAAATGCCAACTTTATAATTCCAATTAATTTTAGTGATGCTTATGACGTTTCAGATCCTTTATTGGCACAACACATTTCTTTAAAAGACATGCGTAAATGGAATCAATCGCCATCTAATTTAAGTGTACTTTCTAAAAACGATGTCAATTTTGCATTGACAACGCACACTTTAAAATCTGTAAATACGTTTCATAAAAACTTACAGAAAGCGATAAAATACGGTTTTGAGAAGGAGAAAGCCTTAGCTGCATTAACTACAATTCCTTCAACTATAATTGGAAACAATACAATTGGAAACTTAAATACAGGAAGCTACGCAAACTTTATTATTACTTCTGGTGATGTTTTTGAGGCTAAAACTACCATTTATGAAAACTGGGTTCAGGGAGCTAAAAATGTAGTTAATGATATGAATATTAAAGATATTACAGGTGATTATATGTTATCTGTAAATAACAAAAACTACGATTTATCAATTACAGGTAAAGGAGCTAAGCAAACAGGAACTATTAAAATTGATGATAAAAAAATTAAGTCAAAATTTTCATATAATGATGATTGGGTTTCTATCACATTAAACGATGACGAACATTTTACAAGAATGCTAGGTAAAATTGTAAATGCTTCTAACGTAATGCAAGGCGATGCTTTTGATACCGAAGGAAATAAAAGCTATTGGTCTGCCAGTAAAAAGATTCAAAAAGAGGAAGAATCAAAAAAGGAAAAAATCAAAGAAGAAAAAGCAATTACAGTAGTTCCAGTAAGTTACCCTAATATTGGATTCGGTAATTATACACAACCTAAAACAGAAACAATATTAGTTAAAAATGTTACTGTTTGGACAAGTGAAAAAGAAGGGGTTTTAGAAAACACAGATGTTCTTTTAAAAGACGGGAAAATAGAGAAGATTGGTTCTAATTTAAGTGCTAGAGGTGCTACAGAAATTGACGGAACAGGCAAGCATTTAACAGCTGGTATTGTAGATGAACATTCTCATATTGCTGCTTCTGCTGTGAATGAAGGTGCTCAAAACTCATCTGCAGAAGTTACTATGGAAGATGTAATTGATCCTAATGACATCAACATTTACAGAAATATTTCTGGAGGAACCACTACTTCTCAAATTTTACACGGTTCTGCAAACCCTATTGGTGGTCGTTCTGCAATTATCAAACTAAAATGGGGAGAAAATGCAGATGAGATGATTTATAAAAATTCTCCTAAATTTATAAAATTTGCTTTAGGTGAAAATGTAAAACAATCTCGTTATACAAACGGAACACGTTTTCCACAAACAAGAATGGGTGTAGAACAGGTTTTTACAGATTATTTTACAAGAGCGCATGAATATGATGCTATAAAGAAAAGTGGAAAACCGTATAGAATAGATACTGAAATGGAAACCTTGGTTGAAATTTTACACGGAGAACGTCATATTTCTTGTCACTCTTATGTACAATCTGAAATCAATATGTTAATGAATGTTGCCGATAAAATGGGCTTCAAAATAAATACATTTACACATATTTTAGAAGGTTATAAAGTTGCTGATAAAATGAAAGATCGCAATATTGGTGCTTCTACATTTTCAGATTGGTGGGCATATAAATACGAAGTAAATGACGCAATACCATACAATGCAGCAATTATGCACAATGAAGGTCTTACTGTTGCTATTAATTCTGATGACAGAGAAATGTCTAGAAGACTAAATCAAGAAGCAGCAAAAACAGTAAAGTACGGCGGAATGACAGAATTAGAAGCTTGGAATATGGTTACTATTAACCCTGCAAAATTATTACATATTAATGACCGTGTTGGTAGTATAAAAATAGGTAAAGATGCAGATGTTGTTTTATGGAGCCATCACCCAATGTCTATTTATGCTAAAGTTGAAAAAACAATTATAGAAGGAAAAGTGTTCTTTGATAGAAATGAAGACATCAAAAAACGTGAAGCTATTAAGCAAGAAAAAAGCAAATTAATCAATATGATGTTGCAGGAAAAAATGGGAGGAGCAAAAACTCAAATTCCAGCAAAAAGAAAAGATAGAAATTTTCACTGCGATACATTAGAAGAAATATAA
- a CDS encoding DUF3810 domain-containing protein, whose protein sequence is MKINKKHLLLTFLLPVQIILIQLAAENPAFIEKYYSNGIYPPISSFLRIILGWIPFSVGDILLAFGLFIFIRFIFRLIKTRFKNFIPKIVHFTAILSVIYFCFYLFWGLNYYREPLAKNLNYQQKEYTTEQLQKVTAHVIEKLNEYQYKITKNDTLKVENPYSQKEMYTMAISGYDNLSKDFPQLKYQYKSVKSSLMSLLQTYNRTAGYLNPLTGEAQVNDKLPKTSYPTTTCHEMAHQIGFAAENEANFVGFLAANYNDDLYFKYASYRMALGYCISELRKRDQNLSQELWKTVHKGILKDFSASYTFWQQYKNPFEPILKKGYNVYLKANKQDKGVQSYNYVVDLFISYFEVSIPSLNS, encoded by the coding sequence TTGAAAATCAATAAAAAACATTTATTACTAACATTTTTACTTCCAGTACAAATAATATTAATTCAATTGGCTGCAGAAAATCCTGCGTTTATAGAGAAATATTATTCAAACGGAATCTACCCTCCTATTTCTTCTTTTTTAAGAATTATTTTAGGCTGGATTCCTTTTTCTGTTGGTGATATACTATTGGCGTTCGGACTCTTTATTTTTATTCGTTTTATATTTAGATTGATAAAAACACGTTTCAAGAATTTTATTCCAAAAATTGTTCATTTTACAGCCATTTTATCAGTCATTTATTTTTGCTTTTATCTCTTTTGGGGTTTAAATTATTACAGAGAGCCTTTGGCGAAAAACTTAAATTATCAACAAAAAGAATATACTACAGAGCAACTTCAAAAAGTAACAGCACATGTCATTGAAAAGCTAAATGAGTATCAATATAAAATCACTAAAAATGATACTTTAAAGGTAGAAAATCCGTATTCTCAAAAAGAGATGTATACAATGGCAATTTCTGGTTATGATAATTTATCTAAAGATTTTCCTCAGTTAAAATATCAATATAAATCTGTAAAAAGTTCTTTAATGAGTTTGCTGCAAACGTATAATAGAACTGCAGGATATCTAAATCCTTTAACAGGTGAAGCACAGGTAAACGACAAGCTTCCTAAAACAAGTTACCCAACTACAACGTGTCACGAAATGGCACATCAAATTGGTTTTGCTGCAGAAAACGAAGCTAATTTTGTTGGTTTTTTAGCAGCTAATTATAATGACGATCTTTATTTTAAATATGCAAGTTATCGAATGGCTTTGGGCTATTGTATTTCTGAATTAAGAAAACGTGACCAAAATTTATCCCAAGAACTTTGGAAAACAGTTCATAAAGGAATACTTAAAGATTTTAGTGCGAGTTATACCTTTTGGCAGCAATATAAAAATCCGTTTGAGCCAATTCTTAAAAAAGGATATAATGTCTATTTAAAAGCCAATAAACAAGATAAAGGTGTGCAATCTTATAATTATGTGGTGGATTTATTTATTAGTTATTTTGAGGTTTCTATACCTTCTTTAAACTCCTAA
- the dnaB gene encoding replicative DNA helicase translates to MEKTTPVTGKKIDKSRLISLEKGKIPPQALELEEAVLGAMMIDKKGIDDVIDVLSSDAFYDQKHQEVYAAIYELFQNSEPIDLLTVSNLLKKNGKLEFVGGDFFLIRLTQKVASSAHIEFHARIILQKFIQRRLISISSEIIENAYDESTDVFDLLDDAEAKLFEVTQGNLKKSSEDAGSLVKQALAKIQEIGNQEGMSGLATGFTKLDALTSGWQPSDLVIIAARPGMGKTAFVISMAKNMAIDFGHGVAVFSLEMSSVQLITRMISSETGLTSEKLRKGNLEPHEWEQLNVKVKRLSDAPIFIDDTPSLSVFDLRAKARRLVSQHGVKIIVIDYLQLMTAGGKSNGNREQEISMISRNLKALAKELEVPVIALSQLSRAVETRGGSKRPLLSDLRESGAIEQDADIVSFIFRPEYYGMTEWDDDDHSPCEGQGEFIVAKHRNGGLENIRLKFTGHLAKFSDLEEGFSSEFQSSMNADFPEDPFAGQGGVDPKDAFGGADDVPF, encoded by the coding sequence ATGGAAAAAACGACTCCTGTAACGGGAAAAAAGATAGATAAATCAAGATTAATTAGTCTTGAGAAAGGCAAGATTCCTCCACAGGCACTGGAGTTAGAAGAAGCTGTGTTGGGTGCAATGATGATTGATAAAAAAGGAATTGATGACGTTATAGACGTTTTAAGTTCAGATGCTTTTTATGATCAAAAACATCAAGAAGTGTATGCGGCTATTTATGAATTATTTCAAAATTCTGAACCCATTGACCTTTTAACTGTATCTAACTTGTTAAAAAAGAATGGAAAACTAGAATTTGTTGGAGGAGATTTCTTTTTAATTCGTTTAACTCAAAAAGTGGCATCTTCTGCACACATTGAGTTCCATGCTAGAATTATTTTACAAAAATTTATTCAACGTAGATTAATTTCAATTTCTAGTGAAATTATAGAAAATGCGTATGATGAAAGTACCGATGTATTTGACTTATTAGATGATGCAGAGGCAAAATTGTTTGAAGTTACACAAGGAAATTTAAAAAAGAGTTCTGAAGATGCAGGCTCTTTAGTAAAACAAGCCTTAGCTAAGATTCAAGAAATTGGGAATCAAGAAGGAATGTCTGGTTTAGCAACTGGTTTTACCAAATTAGATGCGTTAACTTCTGGTTGGCAACCATCCGATTTAGTTATTATAGCTGCACGTCCTGGTATGGGGAAAACGGCATTTGTAATTTCGATGGCGAAGAATATGGCGATTGATTTTGGTCATGGTGTTGCTGTTTTCTCATTAGAGATGTCTTCTGTACAGTTAATTACGCGTATGATTTCTTCGGAAACGGGTTTAACATCAGAAAAATTAAGAAAAGGAAATTTAGAACCACACGAATGGGAACAGTTAAACGTAAAAGTAAAACGTTTGTCTGATGCACCTATTTTTATAGATGATACACCATCTCTTTCTGTATTTGATTTACGTGCAAAAGCACGAAGATTGGTGTCGCAACACGGTGTTAAAATTATTGTAATTGATTATTTACAATTAATGACTGCTGGTGGAAAATCGAATGGAAATCGTGAACAAGAAATCTCTATGATTTCTAGAAACTTAAAAGCTTTAGCAAAAGAATTAGAAGTGCCAGTAATTGCTCTTTCTCAGTTATCTCGTGCGGTAGAAACGCGTGGAGGATCTAAAAGGCCTTTACTTTCTGATTTACGTGAATCTGGAGCAATTGAGCAGGATGCCGATATTGTATCGTTTATTTTCCGTCCAGAATACTACGGAATGACAGAATGGGATGATGATGATCATTCACCATGTGAGGGACAAGGAGAGTTTATCGTTGCGAAACACAGAAATGGTGGTTTAGAAAATATTCGTTTGAAATTTACCGGTCACTTAGCAAAATTCTCAGATTTAGAAGAAGGGTTCAGCTCAGAATTTCAATCATCTATGAATGCAGACTTCCCTGAAGATCCTTTTGCAGGACAAGGTGGAGTAGACCCGAAAGATGCTTTTGGAGGTGCTGATGATGTTCCTTTTTAG